In Paludibacter propionicigenes WB4, the genomic window AAAAAATCAAAATCAATTTCAACGCAAAAAACATCCGGCAAACACTCATTTAATGCATTCAATTTTGCTAACACATTCTGCTATACACTATAATTCAAACGTTTGCAGTCCTTCAGCCTATTGTAGCTGACCCTGAACTTTATATTATGCTTTATTTTTCGTATTTTTGTAGAGATTTTTTAATCGCACAGGCCATGAAAATACAATTCAATATACATTATAAAACCCAATGGGGACAATCTATGTATCTGTTGATTTACAAATCAGCGGAACAACCTGAGAACAGTTCTTCGGAAGGTATTATTATGCAATGCAACGAGAAATCGGAATGGAACACTGAAATATCATTGGATTCTGCTGGCTCGATTTGCTACCAATACGCCATACTTAATCCAGACAAATCTTTTGATTACGAATATGGTGGCATCCGAAAAGTTGAACTGACTCCGTCAAAAGAAACTGTTCTGATCTACGACAACTGGCGCGCATCTTACGGCGACAGTCCATTTATAACAGCAGCATTTTCAGATTGTTTCTTCAATCGCACAAAATCAAATGACGAAACTCACACTACTGAAGGCAGCCTGATTCTTCGCCTGAATTGCCCACAAATGGAGCCTGACCGCCACTTTGCCATAGTTGGCAATCAGGAAGTATTGGGAAATTGGGATGTTACTCATAAGGTCAGACTTAACGAATCGCAATTTCCCATTTGGAGCATCAGCCTTGATGTCGAGAAAATCTCTTTTCCCCTTGAATATAAGTATCTGATTGTCGACACAAAAACCGATGAAGTACTGGCCTGGGGTGGTGGCCCAAACAGAATTCTTCAGCAGGCAGAAAAACAATCACTTACCGTGGTTAATGACGAACATTTTATCAGAACTATCCCCTCGTGGAGAGGTGCAGGTGTGGCAATTCCGGTGTTCTCGCTTCGTAGCGAAAAAAGTTTTGGAATCGGAGAGTTCAATGATTTAAAGAAAATGGTGGATTGGGCAAAAAAAACAGGTCAACGCATTATACAAACTCTGCCCATCAACGACACCATTCTTTACCACACCAATTACGATTCATACCCTTACAATGCGGTTTCTGTTTATGCTTTGCATCCTATCTATTTGAATTTAGACAGTTTAGGCAAACTCAAAACAAAAAAACAGAAGGATTATTTTCTCGCTAAAAAGCAAGAGCTCAACGCTCAGACTTTTTCTGATTACCAGCATGTAATGAATACCAAATGGGAGTTTTTTAAAATTATCTACCCCCAGGAAAGCCCTGCTGTTTTTGCATCAGAAGACTATAAAACATTTTTTGAAGCCAATAAAGAATGGCTGGTTCCCTATGCAGCATTCTCTTACCTGCGGGATTTGTACGGCACACCCGAATTTGGTAAATGGCCTGACCACAATATCTACAATTCAACAGAAATAGAAACCTTATCAGCTCCTGATCAGGCTCATTATAATGACATTGCTATCTTTTACTTCCTGCAATATCATTTGCATAAACAATTGGTTGAAGTACACGATTATGCACGAGCCAACGGAATTGCAATAAAAGGCGATATTCCTATCGGCGTAAGCCCCCGAAGCGTTGACGCCTGGGTAGATCCTTATCTTTTTGACACTGATTTGCAAGCCGGAGCACCCCCCGATGATTTTTCGGCAACAGGTCAAAACTGGGGTTTTCCTACGTACAATTGGGAATTAATGGAAGAAAACGGATACGAGTGGTGGAAAAAACGATTCCAAAAGCTCGCAGAATATTTTGACGCATACCGCATTGATCACATCCTTGGCTTCTTCAGAATTTGGGGAATTCCGGTGGATGCTGTATGGGGATTAACCGGCAGTTTCCAACCTGCTTTGCCATTTTCCTATCAGGAACTTGAATCGAAAGGAGTTTGGGTTGATGAGGATAGATTCCTGAAACCTTATTTAAAAGAGCATGTTCTGTATGCAACTTTTGGAAAGTACACCGACGATGTTATACGGGAATATCTTTTACCTGATGGTTGGCAAAATTACAAGTTCAAACCCGAGTTTGATACGCAGAAAAAGATTGAGAAACATTTTGCAACTCTCGGATACAACTTCGGAAATAAGGAAGTGCTCATTCGGGATGGTTTGTATATGCTTCACTGCGAAGTTCTTTTCGTTCGCGACTCACATCAACCGAACAAAATACATCCGCGAATTTCGATGCATAATTCGGCTACGTTCCGTGAT contains:
- a CDS encoding 4-alpha-glucanotransferase; amino-acid sequence: MKIQFNIHYKTQWGQSMYLLIYKSAEQPENSSSEGIIMQCNEKSEWNTEISLDSAGSICYQYAILNPDKSFDYEYGGIRKVELTPSKETVLIYDNWRASYGDSPFITAAFSDCFFNRTKSNDETHTTEGSLILRLNCPQMEPDRHFAIVGNQEVLGNWDVTHKVRLNESQFPIWSISLDVEKISFPLEYKYLIVDTKTDEVLAWGGGPNRILQQAEKQSLTVVNDEHFIRTIPSWRGAGVAIPVFSLRSEKSFGIGEFNDLKKMVDWAKKTGQRIIQTLPINDTILYHTNYDSYPYNAVSVYALHPIYLNLDSLGKLKTKKQKDYFLAKKQELNAQTFSDYQHVMNTKWEFFKIIYPQESPAVFASEDYKTFFEANKEWLVPYAAFSYLRDLYGTPEFGKWPDHNIYNSTEIETLSAPDQAHYNDIAIFYFLQYHLHKQLVEVHDYARANGIAIKGDIPIGVSPRSVDAWVDPYLFDTDLQAGAPPDDFSATGQNWGFPTYNWELMEENGYEWWKKRFQKLAEYFDAYRIDHILGFFRIWGIPVDAVWGLTGSFQPALPFSYQELESKGVWVDEDRFLKPYLKEHVLYATFGKYTDDVIREYLLPDGWQNYKFKPEFDTQKKIEKHFATLGYNFGNKEVLIRDGLYMLHCEVLFVRDSHQPNKIHPRISMHNSATFRDLPENTRRLLDKIYVDYFYHRHTEFWKQQALKKLPALISATNMLVCGEDLGMVPDSVPDVMNNLEILSLEIQRMPKKPNTEFAMPSDAPYRSVCTTSTHDMNPIRAWWEEDPVLTQRFYNRALGMQGPAPATCENWIAERIIEQHLESNAMLIILPWQDWMALDSTLCLEHPFAERINVPSNPRNFWCYRMHMTLEQLLKESKFNSKIKEMIEKSGR